The sequence below is a genomic window from Piliocolobus tephrosceles isolate RC106 chromosome 8, ASM277652v3, whole genome shotgun sequence.
gcctaggtaaagaacaagactccatctcaaaaataaataaataaaaataaatgttcttccTTGCATTGAAGTTACATATGTAAATTCCCAAACCAGTTGCTTAAGGGCACAGTTTTGttctttacttatatttttaacaaatatcttATGTAAATAGTTGACAAAATCAAATACTGTGTATGCTACCTAGGCTTCCCTGGGAAAGCCATCAGCCTCTGCCCCATCCCTTCCCACTCCTGATTCCACTTTCCTGTGGTTCCATAtctttttcatgtctgtttcTGGCCTGCAGTTGGTGATCAATACATGTTAGCCGCCAACCATCAACCCTATATTGAGTAATTATGGGGTGTCAGGCACTATGCTCAATGAAGTTGTATTAGGTttgtacaaaagtaattgtggtttttaagagtaatggcaaaaacagcagTTACTTTTGCACTATTTGCTACCTTGAATTATCCCTCCTCTCCTTGTCCCTAaaccctgctcctcctcctcccagtccttcttccttccctttttggGCCATGGCCAGGCCCCACCCAGGTACTAAGACTCAGGTGAACCAAGGAAGACTTAATGCCCACTCTTTTCTGATGCCCATGTTGGCATGCGTTAAGTCGGTTAACATTAAGTTTGGCTGCATTTAGCAGAGACCCAAAAGAACAGTGGCTTTTAAAAGGCAGAGGTTatgtctctcacacacacccagCACAAGTCCAGAGATAGGTAGTCCAAGACCAGCATGGCATCTCAGCTCCATGAACCTCAGGAACCGAGCTCTTGTAGCTCTCTGCCCTGCTGTTGATAAGGTGAGGCCTTCATCCTCCTGGTTCAAGATGGTGCTAGAACGTTGGCTATCATATCTACAGTCCAGGCATCAGAATGGAGCAAGGGATGAAAAAGGAAGAGATGAAGGCACACGGCAGGTTCCTGAGAGCTGGCACAGGACACTTCTGCTTATATTTCACTGGCCAGAATTTAGTCACAGGGCCACACCTAGTTGGGAGACTCTGAGACGTAAAGTAGTTATTCTAGATGGCCATATCCCTACCTAAGACTTGGAGTTTTCTATGACTGGGGAAGAATGGAAGACAAGATACTGGGAAAGACTAGCAGCCTCTACTAAAGGGGTGATCTGgtgtgtatgtgatgtgtgtATGAGCATTTGTGTTACGTGTTGTGTGTTGGTGGGGCAGATTCTTGCGAGCACTTTGCTCTCAGATGGACCTGCTACCAGTTCTCTCTGCAGACCCCCATGGGTTTCCCCTAAACCTGGCCTCTCCTATTAGGCAGCCTTACTCAGCGGCAGCTTCTCAGCTCCATGTTTTCAAGGAACCACAATTTATTTCCAGCATCCACTGAAGCATATTATCCGTGGTGATAGAGGCGGCTTATAAAACTGTTTTTCCACTTAGGTATTAGAGGATGGTCATTATATGAGAGTGACTATGACCACAGTTAATCTGGTAATAAATTCTCTTGAGTAGGAGAGTGTCATCAACATGTGAATCTTAGAAAAGGAGGCAAGCTGATCTTGTGCAGCATGGGGAAGACCCAGAGACACCAGCACCCTGTTGAGATAGCCCGTGGGAGGCAGTGGGCCAAATACTTGATTCACAGTTGGCTACAGGTAGTGTTGCCCAGCATTTCAAGCCCTGCCtggtaattataataatttactcCCCTCACCCTGCTCTGGACATGCACATGATGGCCAGGGGCTTCACAGGTTCATCTCATTTACCCTTTTGAGCCAGGTGGTGGTGTTAGCTCCATTTTGCTGAAAGGAAAGGACGCTTTAAGGAAGCAATTTTCCCAGAGACACAAAGCTAACAAGAGTGGAGCCTGAGCTGGAGCCTCGGAGCCTCATCACTACACCCGCCCATCTCTGCTAGAGTTTCATGAAATCGTATTGGGGATGAGCACTACTTAACTCTGTTACACAGACATTTGGTGTATTACTCAGGTAACAAGTAGTTAATAGAggaagttttacttttttaagacaTAAATTTGCCTTTTCCCAAATTACTTGGTACATAGTACTTTTCATGTTTGAAGTTGAGATGGGGGTACAATACCATAGCTTCATTCCAGAGCAGGGTATTCATTTCCAAATGCCATGTTCCCAGCAGATGCCCTTGACTGGAAATTGGGGTGTGATTTGGGCTTTTCCTTAAATCTTTGAGGGGCTGGAGGGGTGGGTGGCTTGCATTCCTGCTCTCTGGATCTGAATCCTGACTCTGTCATGGACCTgtttgactttggacaagttgACTCCTCTTCCTGAGCcccatatttttctcttctgtaaaattcagattaaaaaacCATGGCTTTGAtcaaacattataaataatatatagacaGACtgcttgtttttattgtattgccAGAAATGAAACCTACTAATATTGCCATCTATGGACAGAAAATGTATTACCTGTTTTCATCAAGACCCAGACGACGAAGAACACAAAAAGCAGAGATTAACTTTACTACCATCTCCAGAACCTTCATCCtaatatttacttacattttattattatttcaggcTCATGCACATATACTTAGCATGGATCATTGGCCACAGACTCGCATACATTTAACTTTATTACCTTTTGCCTCATGTATCTCATTAAAACTTTGCTGCTTAATCAAGGATCTGCgtattattttaagtttagaaTTCACAGTTCCAAGACTTTGGAAGTTTCAAGCGTTCTGGGTGAATGTGTTATGCTCTCTCCCACCGCCATGTCTTTATGCCCCCTGATTTCTCAGCTACTATGGCAACCACTTTCTACTCTTAGTAGCCTATATTCAGTCCAATCCCCAGGTCAGGAGACACTTCTTCCAGGGAGCCCCCTGTGCGCTCTGGTGGTATCTCGTACCTGCCCTTTTTGCAAAGCTCTTTCCTCCTGGCTTAGAATGGCCCATTGACTTGTTTCCTTCTCCTATTAAACTGTAAGCCACTCGAGGGTAGAGAGCATCTGTAGTTCAATATTGCATCCTCGGTGCTGAGCGCTGTGTCTGACATATTATTTAGAAGGTCAGTAAGTGCTAGTGGGATTCAGGCTCCCAGTGGGtgggagagaaaggaagtaaGGAAGCAAGTGGTAAAGGACATCACAGAGTATCAGCAGGCTGCTGTGAGGGAGAAATGCAGAGGACGGGTGACTAGCATAATCGCTAATGATAGGGTAATGATAGAGCACATTTCACAACACTGTCAAGCCCTTTCACATGCATTATCTAATTTGATCCTCATAAAAGCCTAGAGATAGGTATATTACAGGGATGAAGGTGGAGTATTTTGTGGTTATGTGATATGCTTAAAATTCTGCAGTGAGTAAATGACTGGGTTCAAACCAGGCCttaaaaatctgttctttttcCCTTGAAGCACGCAATGAAATCTACATCATCCCTACCATGTCCATTTGATCACACCCTGGCCTCACAGATCTGTGGTCTACAGGATACCTCATGGTGGTTTTATTGACTAGACAATAATCCTCTTCCTAAGAGGGTGTATTTCATTAATACATAGGTAGATAATGAATTGTCTTTGACTTTGAGGGGATGGTAACCAGGGCAAAAAGCAAAGCTGATTTTCATCCCCATCCAGTAATGTGGTTGGTAATGGGTCAGATGGATGTATTCTGAGATACCAGCTCCTTGCAATGTGTGGTTCCTTCTGTTTTCAGGCCCAAGAAGCACATCCTGGGAAGGAAAATGTACTGGAAACCCCTGTGCGGATTCTTGTGGCTTTGGCCCTATCTGTTCTACATCCAAGCTATGCCCATCCAGAAAGTCCAAAGTGACACCAAAACCCTCATCAAGACAATTGTCACCAGGATCAATGACATTTCACACACGGTAAGGAGAGTCTGCGGGGACAAAGTGGAACTGCAGCCAGCCTAGCACTGGTTCCTGATGGGCCTGGACCCAGATAGtccaagaaacatttattgaatgcctccTGAATGCCAGGCACCTACTGGAAGCTGAGAAGGATTTGAAAGCACAGGGCTCCACTCTTTCTGGTTGTTTCGTTTGGCCCCTCTACCTGCTGGGATTCCATGGGTGAGTGGTTCTAATTCTAAACCACCCCAGGAACATTTGACTTTGCTAcatgtttccatttaaaaaatcataggattggccgggcgcggtggctcaagcctgtaatcccagcactttgggaggccgagacgggcggatcacgaggtcaggagatcgagaccatcctggctaacacggtgaaaccctgtctctactaaaaaaatacaaaaaacgagccgggcgaggtggcgggcgcctgtagtcccagctactccggaggctgaggccggagaatggcgtaaacccgggaggcagagcttgcagtgagctgagagccggccactgtactccagcctgggcgacagagcgagactccgtctcaaaaaaaaaaaaNNNNNNNNNNNNNNNNNNNNNNNNNNNNNNNNNNNNNNNNNNNNNNNNNNNNNNNNNNNNNNNNNNNNNNNNNNNNNNNNNNNNNNNNNNNNNNNNNNNNccaaaaaaaaaaaaaaaaaaaaaaaaaaaatcataggatttgggctgggtgtggtggcttgtacctgtcatcctagcactttgggaggccaaagcaggaggatcacttgagcccaggagttcaagactagcctgggcagcatagggagatcccatctctacaaaaataataaaaaatattagctgggcatggtggtgtgtacctgtggtcccagctaggggaggctgagatgggaggatcacctgagcctgggaggttgaggctgaggttgaggctgcagtgggccatgattgtgccaccgcattccagcctgggcgacagagcaagaccctgtctcaaaataaataaataaataaaaatcttaggaTTTGATCAGGCATGATGGGTCACATCTGTaagctttaggaggccaaggcaggaggatcagttgaggccaggggttcaagaccatcctgggcaacatggcaagacctctatcttcaatttttttaaaaaaaattaaaaataagaaacaaaatcataGGATTCTCTGATATCATGAGGCCTTGGGTGATTATTTTCACTCTACCAAGGGGAAACCCAGGCCTCAGAGATTAGCTGGGCCACATGCAGGCATAGCCActgtctctttccttcctctcccctctgtCCCTGCCTTCTGCGCTCGCCTTCCTCCCTGACTTCATTTCCTCAAATCTTAGTGCCTATGACTAGAGGGAGCCGTGAAGTTCCTTGCAGCCCATTGGCTGTGCAAGACCCCCAGCAGCGTCTCCTCGGGGCCTCTATCCCATCCCTAGATGTGCTTGTCATTAGGGTTCTTGTAGTTCCAGCTGATCTCTGGCCCCACCTCTCGAAGATACCCAAAAGAGCGAGTCTACCCTTTTTCACATTCAACCCTCTACTGATTTGCAAATAGCAGTCAGTGCCCACCCTGGTCTTTTCTCTGGGGTCCAGCAGGCCTAGACCTTCTGCCATTTTCCTGATGAGGTCTGTATTTGAAATTAGGAAGATTAAGTTTAAATCTTCGCATTTCTGATGTCTGTGAGATCTTCAGCAAGTTCCTTAATGCCTTTAAGCCTTGATTTCATCATCTGGATAATGGGGATATCACACACTATTCACAAGGTTGTTGTGAGGCCTAACTTAGCTAAAGCAGGTGAATCCTCCTTACTCCCTGCATGCAGCTCTCCGGAGACATCTCCTGGTCATTGTGGGTGTCTCATGGTGGTCTTGGGCAGTTAAGGAGAAGTTAGGCGTCCAGAAGCAAAGATGGCTCAGAACTAGATAGAGTCTTGGGCATTTTATAGAGAAAAACTCTTGTCtcctttcaaaaataataaaaaaaaaattagctgggcatattaGCCACTCAGCAAGGCTGCACGTGATAGCTCCCGAGTGCCCCAACTTGGGGTGGTGTCAATACACGATATCACGGGAGCCCAGGGTAGTCACCACAGAGGTGTCAGCCTCAGTGCTGTGGGCAGATGGATGGGGAGAGCCCTCCCGGAACTGGAGTCACTGGAGCAGGGTTGGGGGCCTCACTGAGGGTACGGCCTTGATCTCTAAGGAGGAGGGACTGCCTGGAAAAGCTGACTAGGAGAGAGGACTCAGCTGGGGGTGAAAGGGACGAGAgaaggcagggggtgggggtgcttATGCAGGACCTCAGATCCCTGGGGAACAGACTCCACTAAATAAGACACAGGAAACCATGGCTAATTCTTCAGCAGAGGCCATGCAGAGACAGGAATGACCTAAGAAAGTTGGTTGGGAAGTGGAGGGAAGGATGGTGTGGGAAGAGCAGGAATCTTGGAGACCACCTTAGAGGCTTGGCAGTCACCTGGGCACAGGATACAAGGGCCTGAGCCCAAGTGGtgagggagggtggaaggaggcaGCCAAGAGAATGACCCTCGATGCCCACAGGAAGGTGGAATGCTCTGAGAGTGATTCCTCCCACGTGCTGAACACttgttctccctcttcctcccgcATAGCAGTCGGTCTCCTCCAAACAGAGGGTCACCGGTTTGGACTTCATTCCTGGGCTCCACCCCGTCCTGACCTTATCCCAGATGGACCAGACACTGGCAATCTACCAACAGATCCTCATCAATCTGACTTCCAGAAACGTGATCCAAATATCCAACGACTTGGAGAACCTCCGGGACCTTCTTCACATGCTGGCCTTCTCTAAGAACTGCCACTTGCCCATGGCCAGTGGCCTGGAGACCTTGGAGAGCCTGGGGGGTGTCCTAGAAGCTTCACTCTACTCCACGGAGGTGGTGGCCCTGAGCAGGCTGCAGGGGTCTCTACAGGACATACTGTTGCAGCTGGACCTCAGCCCCGGGTGCTGAGGCCTTGAAGGTCACTCTTCCTGCAAGGACTACGTTGAGGGAAGGAACTCTGGCTTCTAGGTGTCTCCAGGAGACCATGacagctgggtgcggtagctcacaaatgtaatctcagcactttgggagggcaaggcgggtggatcacctgaggtcaggagttcaagaccagcctggccaaatggcaaaaccccgtctctaataaaaatataaaaatcagccaagagtggtggcgcatacctgtaatcacagctacttgggaggctgaggtggaagaatcacttgaacccaggaggcagaggttatagtgagccaacatcttgccactgcactccaacctgggtgacacagagagactccatctcaaaaaaaaaaaaagaaaaaaaaaacatagtcattgttttcctgttcctcaccccaTCCACTCTTCTtcactttcatatattttacttgtacatttgtttaactAATATCTACCCCAATAAGAATGTAGGCTctactgagcacagtggctcactcctgtaatcctagcactttgggaggccgaggcaggtggatcatctgaggtcaggagtttggaaccagcctgaccaacatggtgaaaccccgtctctactaaaaatacaaaaaaattagccaggcttgctggcgggagcctgtaatccagctgttcaggaggatgaggcaggagaatcgcttgaacctgggaggcagaggttgcagtgagccgagattgtgccattgcactccagcctgggcaacaagagtgaaactccatctcggaaaaaaaaaaaaatgtaggctcCCAGCGAGCAGGGATTGTcttttggtctgttttgtttCCCGCTAGATCCCCAGCACCTAGGCTAGATCCTGGCACCAAGTAGGTACAACCTGTTGGCTGAATGGGTCTCTAACCTCAAGAGCTGATGCCCCATGTCCCCTTTGCATTTGGGTACAAAGAAGATGTATGAGGGGAGGTGGCATGCTGGGCAGTCTGTCGACTTAGAGGATCTCAAGCCAGACATGGTTGCCAAAGTCTTGTCATGTGGACAAGACTGGAGGGAGCTAGGGGATCAGCAGGTGGAATGTGGCAGAAGGCAAGCTTTGACTTAGTCTCCCCATCAGAACTACTGTCCGATAGAAGGGCCAACTGGGTCAGGCTGTGGGCAGATTGCTGTGGCAATGGTGCCCAGGTGTGACTCCTGCCTTCTGGTGTCCACCCCTGAGGTAGGTTCCCCGCAACACTGACACTGGGCTTGGCCACGTGACCTGCTTGCCACAGTGGGACAACAGCAAACAAGACATAAGCAAAGGTTGGAAAAGTGCTTGCCTGTGGGGGCTTGTCCTCTCTCGCTGCAGGGAAGTCTTCAGCCACCATGCAAAGGAGCCCAGACTGGCCTCCAAGAGGATAAGCGACCCTGTGGAGAGAGGCCCCAGCCATCTCAGCTGTATTAgttggtcttttttgtttttcctttattttctgatgCTGTGACATCTTGGGACCTCACTGATACCTCAGGGACCAATCATCCCAGGGTTAGCTAATTCCCAGAAATACCAAACAGCTCAAGGGGTGCATACCTTTCAAATGCAGACCAACCAATCTAGAGCCCACACCCCAACCACCTCCTCTATTGGGCTGCCATTCTCAGGGCCACTATCCCCTGCCCTAATCTTcccagggccaggtaccagaCAACTAGAGCCAGCCCCTATGCTCCAGAGCCCACTGAAATTACTCAAACTAGCTAATCCTAAACCTGTTTACCCTCACTTGCCTTGCTTTTCCTATGCAGTTGAACCACTGTTCAAACCATGTCAACAGGAATAATTCTCCATCTCAGCTTTGCTTCCTTTGACATTGGCTTTATTCTTAGACAGTGGCAAAGGCGACCATCAAAAACTCCAGGTCTATACCTTCCAGGTTGGCAACTCCCCAGGAAAAAGAGCGCTCCTTCCTAATTGTTACAGCAAAAGTCCCAGAGCTGACTTCCATTGGTCTGGCTTGAATCACATGTCTATTGCTGAAGCAATCACTGGAGCCACGAAAATGCAGTACTCTGATTGGTTAGATTTGAGTCAAAGCAAGGAAGGGGTCAATTGCGCTTGGAATGAGAATGGGGATAGGGTAGTTTCCCAAAGCAAAAGAGCAGGAGAAATGAGTCTTGGGAAGGGAGAAACAACAGATTCCCTTCAGGAATGCTCTGAGCCTTTCTTTCCTGGCCTGTCTGATTCCTGACAGCTTTCTGGAACCTCGTCCCAGTCTGGATTTCTTTCTGAGAgaagtgtttggacgaacagaggcaggatggtgcacttccgggttcttcttcaccaccaactcttcccatgtgtgcgagaatgcagctgacgcccaggaaggtgcagattaatcaggcatgcaccaggtgatgtcaatccgaggagaccaagatttacctggtggcacctgcggagcggcccccctcccccgacatgcctgtgccccgcctattgcccttccactcctagaaaagttgctcccagcagatgcgccgggggcgggctttctcagcccccactcttgtcgggtgtcgggactgtattagaaactccaccccacccccccactccggtccctgaagctagatgaccaaagaataaatttgcagttttgcttttagccttgcctactctctggttcttttgtgcccactctggtggtcttagaaaaacaaatcagttggtgccgaagacctgggaggagacccctcctcaggcctctagggattgaggaacctcctcctgcttccacaccacagagggaccaggacctgagacccgcttccctcactctcacggcctctctggggtaagtgcccttgtctcctctttacctccctcggccaaaatcctgcgcaggtccgaggtccattttgagccaccaagtggctcgggagacccattcaggacggagacgtcagcctgaaggtaatctccactttggctccatgagcctctggtctgtctctgctggttccaaaggacgctttgaagccaggcagagatccacttccatttccattgtgtccctcggccaaaatcctgcgcaggtccgaggtccattttgagccaccaagtggctcaggagacccgttcaggacggagacgtccgcctgaaggtaatctccactttggcttcaagagcctccagtctgtctctgctggttccaaaggacactttgaagccaggcagagatccacttccatttccattgtgtccattgtgtcagtaaagaggaaacaaatgggaaacccccagtccaaatttctaaagagcacccccttagggtgcctcctagccaatttaaaaaccttacagctcgaacaagaccttaggaggaagcggttaatttttctttccactgtggcgtgatcgacctcagcaatttctgccagtggctaggcaagtggtccaaaatttacgtacaaggcttttgggccttaagctctagtccctatactcctccttctctccaccccctcccttcctgcccagactcctccttcctcctccttatctactagtaatccactcggtcccatgcctccttcggggcccccaactggctgtcttgagtcccctatctctgcccacaccctcctacagtgttagcacctttgcgagaggtggctggggcggagggggtagtcagagtacatgtccctttttcattggccgatctttccaaaattgagaagcgtttggGTGATTTCTCAgttaatcctaccatatacatggaggaatttagacacctttgtcaggcctatgatttagcttggcatgacctccaggttatcctagcctctaccctagactgactgaggttctaacccaatatatccggttagatccggcctcccccacaggggccaccattttggcatcttatttcatttctcaatcagctcctgacattcgtaaaaaaaaaaaaacttcaaaaggtagaggatggtcctcagacaccaatacaagacctagttaaattagcctttaaggtctataactccagagaggagacggcaagctcgccttgaacagaaggttcagctcctcgcagcggctttacagcccagtcgtaaccccaggccagagagcacacaccccacagactccaaggctgcaaaaagagcctgctatgtaagtgcggcaaggcaggacactatgccaacaggtgtccacagggtccccgagccccaacgcagccttgctataagtgcaaggcatcaggacattaggccagtgaatgtcctaaccttcgtccaccagcaaccccctgccctgcttgccagcagggaggacactggaagtctgattgccccaccctgagaacaggtgttgTGTCTCCATGTGatcccctttcccaggatcctaggagctccttccagcccctacatctggacgacgacaactgaaggtgccgagacctGGGGACCCCCATCAcgctcgccgagccgcgggtaactctcctggtagtgggtaagacaattaattttttaatcaacagcgaggctacctattctgttttgccgtccttctctggacctagccttccatccaatatccctgtagtaggagtaagcggaaagccatccactccacaaaaaaactccactccttaattgctgcctggccaacaactactttgcgtgctcgttcctcattcccaactaaaaagggcctctaccgaaagcaatcagtggaaatcagtttggctttcccccacttgcctcaaacttactaaattttcttaactatctcatactccccaaccttgccaggaccatccttctgggttttgcccatattccaacaaatgcttccattcctcattcctatactaatattgtgccttattttattcttcatccatacgtccaaataccaaccatgggccctgaccttaacgacgccccttaacagcaggaagtaaccagacagaccacggtgcccctttatcactattatcaataaaaggttggactgtttggacgaacggaggcaggatggtgcacttccgggttcttcttcaccaccaactcttcccatgtgtgcgagaatgcagctgacgcccgggaaggtgcagattaatcaggcatgcaccaggtgatgtcaatccgaggagaccaagatttacctggtggcacctgcggagcagccccccctcccccgacatgcccatgccccgcc
It includes:
- the LEP gene encoding leptin isoform X2, producing MYWKPLCGFLWLWPYLFYIQAMPIQKVQSDTKTLIKTIVTRINDISHTSVSSKQRVTGLDFIPGLHPVLTLSQMDQTLAIYQQILINLTSRNVIQISNDLENLRDLLHMLAFSKNCHLPMASGLETLESLGGVLEASLYSTEVVALSRLQGSLQDILLQLDLSPGC
- the LEP gene encoding leptin isoform X1 → MYWKPLCGFLWLWPYLFYIQAMPIQKVQSDTKTLIKTIVTRINDISHTQSVSSKQRVTGLDFIPGLHPVLTLSQMDQTLAIYQQILINLTSRNVIQISNDLENLRDLLHMLAFSKNCHLPMASGLETLESLGGVLEASLYSTEVVALSRLQGSLQDILLQLDLSPGC